A DNA window from Pyrus communis chromosome 3, drPyrComm1.1, whole genome shotgun sequence contains the following coding sequences:
- the LOC137727563 gene encoding uncharacterized protein translates to MALTLNSIIPHTTALRLSTSLPSSRKPSSPQFQLPHNRRQRGQIVQSAASSSANTTVSDVKLQLQEEDPSNGFNPISTFASAWSEFASNVSGEWDGYGADFTREGCPIELPENVVPAAYREWEVKVFDWQTQCPTLANPDEHILLYKNIELLPTVGCEADAATRYRIIEKNIGGQSNEVSAFAYQSSGCYVSVLPIQDKGTYKLLELEYCLINPQDKESRVRIIQVIRIENKKMLLENIRVYCENWYGPFRDGDQLGGCAIRDSAFASTAALEASEVIGTWRGPSAVASFSGTQINVLQELLDNSEQSSVRDESGLVLLPKQLWCSVKETKDGDTYSEVGWLLDHGRAITSKCTFSSTATPKEISVANETAV, encoded by the exons ATGGCACTGACTCTAAACAGCATAATCCCCCACACCACAGCTTTACGCCTTAGCACTTCTCTGCCCTCTTCCAGAAAGCCCTCGAGCCCTCAATTCCAACTGCCTCACAACCGCCGCCAGAGAGGTCAGATTGTCCAGAGCGCTGCCTCTTCCTCCGCCAACACCACTGTGTCAGATGTTAAGCTGCAGCTCCAGGAGGAGGACCCCAGCAATGGCTTCAATCCCATTTCCACTTTTGCTTCTG CGTGGTCCGAATTTGCCAGTAATGTGTCCGGTGAATGGGATGGCTATGGAGCAGACTTCACAAGGGAAGGGTGCCCAATAGAACTTCCCGAGAATGTTGTACCTGCAGCTTACAGGGAATGGGAGGTTAAGGTTTTCGATTGGCAAACTCAATGCCCCACTCTTGCTAACCCAGATGAGCACATTCTTTTATACAAGAATATAGAGCTACTTCCTACTGTTGGATGTGAAGCTGATGCCGCCACTCGATATAGAATCATTGAGAAGAATATTGGTGGTCAGAGTAACGAAGTTTCTGCCTTTGCATATCAGTCTAGTGGATGTTATGTGTCTGTCTTGCCAATTCAGGATAAGGGTACGTATAAGTTACTGGAGTTAGAGTATTGCTTGATCAATCCTCAAGATAAAGAGTCTCGGGTGAGAATAATTCAGGTCATCCGCATAGAGAATAAGAAGATGCTGCTGGAGAATATTAGAGTTTACTGTGAGAATTGGTATGGGCCATTCAGAGATGGGGATCAGTTAGGTGGATGTGCCATCCGTGATTCTGCCTTTGCTTCTACGGCTGCATTGGAAGCTTCAGAAGTTATTGGAACTTGGCGAGGTCCCAGTGCTGTCGCCAGTTTCAGTGGTACTCAAATT AATGTTCTTCAAGAACTTTTAGACAACAGCGAGCAGAGCTCCGTAAGAGATGAAAGTGGTCTCGTATTGCTTCCCAAGCAGCTGTGGTGTTCAGTGAAAGAAACTAAAGATGGTGATACATACAGCGAGGTAGGATGGCTGTTAGACCATGGACGTGCCATCACATCAAAATGCACCTTCTCAAGCACAGCAACGCCAAAG GAAATCTCGGTAGCAAATGAAACTGCGGTTTGA
- the LOC137728705 gene encoding uncharacterized protein: protein MPSNHSLPVSQEQLTEQPGLRRRLSSLSLKLQPISSPATSWALSRSKSVSAMGEYAGGSIRKWWVQSWTWIMSRKPIFAQDLEMNEEETKVLGSDNRGSWRHVFYKVRSELKKLVGSDVGSLPQTYRYNFDDGRTKTKKVYG, encoded by the coding sequence ATGCCCTCAAATCATTCACTTCCAGTTTCTCAGGAACAATTAACAGAGCAGCCCGGGCTGCGCAGGCGGCTGTCGTCTCTGTCCCTGAAGCTCCAGCCCATCTCTTCTCCTGCAACCTCATGGGCACTAAGCCGGTCGAAATCGGTTTCAGCCATGGGAGAGTACGCCGGAGGATCCATTAGAAAATGGTGGGTCCAGAGCTGGACATGGATCATGTCCAGAAAACCCATTTTTGCCCAGGATCTGGAGATGAACGAGGAAGAAACCAAAGTGCTTGGATCCGACAACAGAGGAAGCTGGAGGCATGTGTTCTACAAAGTCCGGTCGGAGCTCAAGAAACTCGTGGGCTCTGATGTCGGAAGCCTGCCACAAACTTACAGGTACAATTTTGACGATGGGAGGACCAAAACCAAGAAAGTTTACGGCTGA